Genomic window (Salinibacterium sp. M195):
CAATAATTCCGGATAACGCTTGCACCCTACGTATTACCGCGGCTGCTGGCACGTAGTTAGCCGGTGCTTTTTCTGCAGGTACCGTCACTTTCGCTTCTTCCCTACTAAAAGAGGTTTACAACCCGAAGGCCGTCGTCCCTCACGCGGCGTTGCTGCATCAGGCTTGCGCCCATTGTGCAATATTCCCCACTGCTGCCTCCCGTAGGAGTCTGGACCGTGTCTCAGTTCCAGTGTGGCCGGTCACCCTCTCAGGCCGGCTACCCGTCGTAGGCTTGGTGAGCCATTACCTCACCAACTACCTGATAGGCCGCGAGTCCATCCTTGACCGAAATTCTTTCCAGCTCCTAGCCATGCGGCTGAAGCTCGTATCCGGTATTAGACGTCGTTTCCAACGCTTATTCCAGAGTCAAGGGCAGGTTACTCACGTGTTACTCACCCGTTCGCCACTAATCCACCAGAGCAAGCTCCGGCTTCATCGTTCGACTTGCATGTGTTAAGCACGCCGCCAGCGTTCATCCTGAGCCAGGATCAAACTCTCCATAAATGTTTGATTGCACCAACAAGCCGAAGCCCACCGATGCACATCTTGCGTTACCCGCACCCGGAATAGGGTGTCGAGGCAACAAGTTTGAAACTGACAGAACAAATCAATACTGACTTGCTTTGTTGTTTATATCTTTTTCCAAAGGAATCCGCTGCACCAGCAATCACGACCCGAAATGGGACGATCTCACTAAGCACAGTCGGGTTTTTGGCATTTGACATTGTGCACGCTGTTGAGTTCTCAAGGATCGGACGCTCCTGACCTCCACCGCAAAACGGCTTCACCCCAGGGCTTTCAAAACCTGTGTTGGCAACCCCCGCATAACTGCAGGAGGCAACCTGTCTAACTTACCAGCTTCAGCGCACTTGTCAAACCAGCAATTCCGCACCAGAACGGCACACAACAACTGACCAACACACGCAAAAAGCGGCAAGACATCCCACGACCCGAAACCGGAACCTACAAGAGGAACTCCGCGATCTGGCCGGACTAAAACTATACCAGCTTTAGAGGATGGTGGCCCCCACTTGAGGCCGGAAACCTAGCAGCAAAACTGCCCGGGACTTCCGCACCTTTGGGGTGACAAGAAAGAACTTTACGTGCACATTCCGTTCGGCGCCAAACCGCCTCGCATCCCGGGCGCGCCGAGGAAGGAAACCCTGCAAAACACTGAGATGAGAACGAGGTGCTGCGAGTGATCCATCCCTCGCTCCCCTCTCTATGGGAGGAGCGCGAAGAGCGAGGCTGCGACAAGATAGTTCCATGCCCAGTTTCACCACACGCTCCGCTCGGCTCGACGACTCCAGAGAAGTCGCTTCCGTGCACACTCAGTCGTGGAAGGAAACCTATGCCGGGGTGTTCCCTGAACAAGCGTGGAGCGTCGAGTCGCGGGTGCGACGCGAGGCGATGTGGAACGAGTTACTGCTTGATGAGAACGTGACGACGGTGGTAGCGGAGATAGATCACCGGATTGTGGGGTTTGCGCACGCCGAACACAAGAGAGATGAGCCGACACTGCCCACGGAAGAACTCAAGATGATCTACGTTCTTGCTGAGGCACAGGGCACCGGCGCCGGGCAGGCGCTGATCGACGCGGCATTAGGTGGTGCAGCGGCGAGCGTCTGGGTTCTCGAACACAATCCTCGAGCGCGTTCCTTTTACGCAAGGAACAGATTCATGCCTGATGGCACGGTGCGTGCGATGGACTTCAATCCGAACATCCGCGAACTTCGTCTCGTTCGTCGTTGAACTCGACAGGCCAATAGTCATACAATTGAGGTTGCTCGCATCGTGAGGAGCTGCAATCGCGGCTGAACCGCTGCCCAGACACAAGGAACAGCAATGACTTGGATGGTAACCGGCGGCGCCGGCTATATAGGGGCGCATGTAGTGCGCGCGCTCATCAACGCCAACATGAATGCGGTCGTTGTCGACGATCTCTCTAGCGGATTCGAGCGCTTCGTTCCCCACGGTGTGCCGTTCGTGAACGCGAATATCCTCGACACCAACGCCCTGGTGCAGGCCATGACCGAGCACAACGTCACTGGCGTCATCCACGTCGCCGGATTCAAATACGCCGGCGTCTCTGTGCAACGACCGCTGCACACCTACACACAGAACGTCACCGCCACGGTTTCTCTCCTCGAGGCTATGACACAGTGCGAAGTCGAGCAGATCGTGTTCTCCTCAAGCGCCGCTGTCTTCGGAACGCCAAACGTAGACCTGGTCACCGAAAACACCGAGAAAGCGCCGCTCTCCCCCTACGGAGAATCCAAGCTGATCGGCGAATGGCTACTGCGCGACCAAGCCATCGCTACTGGCCTTCGCCACACGTCACTGCGGTACTTCAACGTCGTCGGTTCCGGCGATCCTGCCGTTTACGACACCAGCCCGCACAATCTCTTTCCTCTCGTCTTCGAAGCTTTGGTCGCCGGAAAAACCCCGCGGATCAACGGAACCGACTATCCCACCCCCGACGGCACCAATGTTCGCGACTACGTGCACGTCGCCGACATCGCGGCCGCGCACGTCGCCGCCGCGCGCAGGCTCGAAGCGAACGACGTTATAGAAGCCGCCTACAACCTCGGCAGCGGCGACGGACTATCCGTTGCCCAAATCATGACCGCGGTCGCAACCGTTACCGGCATCGGCTTCACCCCAGAACTTGCACCGCGTCGCCCCGGCGACCCACCTCGAATCGTGGCCAACGGTGACCTCGCCGCCCGCGACCTGGACTGGAAAATGCGCTACACGGCAGAAGATATGGTTCGCAGCGCTTGGGAAGCACGCCTGCGTGCCGAAGACAGCAGTGCTGACAGCGCCGCTCCGATCGGCGCGACAGAAAAGGGAAGTGCAGAATGAGCTCGAAGATCACCAAGCGTCCCACCACCCTCGCCGATGGTCGAGAGCTGATCTACTTCGACGACGCCGACAGCACACTCGGCGAAGAGCGCTCCGTCGACAGCAGAGTTCTCGACCCCAGGCCCGTAACCGCGAGCATGCGTCAAGACATCCTGACCGGGGAATGGGTATCTGTCGCCGCCGCCCGCCAGAACCGTGTTTTCCTCCCGCCTGCTGATCAAGACCCGCTCGCGCCCCAGACGGCCACAAACCCATCCGAAGTTCCGGCGCTTTACGACGTTGCTGTCTTCGAAAACCGCTCCCCATCGTTTGGACCCGCATTGGCCGGGAGCGACAACAGTCCAACAGGGCTCGACGACCTTGCCAACCTTGGACTCGGCCGCATTCGGAGCTCGATCGGTCGCTGTGAAGTTGTCTGCTTCAGCCCAGATCACGAAGGATCGTTCGGCACCCAAACTCCGAGCCGCGCCCGCACCGTCATTGAAGCGTGGGCGGATCGCACCGAAGCGCTCTCGGCGCTCGATGGAGTGCAACAGGTATTTCCTTTTGAGAACCGCGGAGAAGCAATCGGTGTCACGCTGCTGCACCCGCACGGACAGATCTACTCGTACCCGTACATCACGCCAAAAACCCAGCGGACTCTGGATGCGATTGATCGCACCAGCCCTGACATGTTTCAGCGCATCCTTGACTTCGAGCGCGCGGGTGACCGGGTCGTGCTGAGTGGCGAGCACTGGACCGCGTTCGTGCCGTTCGCCGCACGCTGGCCCATCGAGGTTCACATGCTGCCGCACCGCCAGATCCCTGATTTTGCTGCGACCTCCGGTCACGAACGCGACGAACTCGCGACGATGTACTTGAAGCTGCTCCGCGGAATCGACGCAATCTACGACTCTCCCACCCCCTACATCGCCGCGTGGCACCAAGCTCCGGTCAATCGCGCCCGCGACACGTTCCGCCTTCACCTTCAGCTGACCTCGCCTCGTCGCGCGGCAGACAAATTGAAGTTCCTTGCCGGCTCAGAATCGGCGATGGGCGCCTGGATCGCCGACGTCACTCCAGAGGCAGCAGCCGAAAACATCCGAAAGGCAATTGAACGAGCATGAGCGACACAGTGCAGCAACTGAGCGAACGGTTCATCAGCCTTACCGGTCGCAAACCAGACGGCGTCTGGTCGGCACCCGGCCGCGTCAATCTGATTGGCGAGCACACTGACTACAACGAGGGCTTTGTGCTGCCGTTCGCGATCGATCGCCGCACACGGGCTGCGGTCGGACTACGCACCGATGGCGTAATTCGTGTCACCAGCACCTTCGACGACTCCCCTGTTGAGTTTCCGCTGTCAGAGCTCGACGCTGCGCGTTCGGCAGGCCAGATTGCAGGGTGGAGCGCGTATCCTCTCGGCGTCGCGTGGGCGCTCGGGCAGCACGGCGCAGAACTGAGCGCACTCCCGGGCGTGGATATCATCATCGATTCCACGGTTCCCGTTGGCGCCGGTCTGTCATCATCCGCGGCCATAGAAAGCTCTGTCGCACTGGCTCTGAACGATCTCTGGAGCCTAGGTTTTTCCCGCGAAAACCTCGCCAAGGTAGGACAACTCGCCGAAAACGAGGTCGTCGGTGCGCCCACCGGAATAATGGATCAATCTGCGTCGCTCCTGGGTGCAACAGATTCGGCAGTGTTCTTGGACTGCCGCTCGCTCGCCGCTGAGGTTGTGCCACTCGGACTTGCTCAAGCCGAACTCAGCATCCTCGTGATGGATACCCGCGTTTCGCACTCGCACGCTACCGGAGGCTATGCGGAACGCCGTGCGGCCTGCGAAGCGGGAGCCGCAGCAATGGGCACCTCGTCACTGCGTGATGTGAGCGTCGCTGATCTTGAGCGCGCCCGTGAACTGCTTGACGATGTCACGTTCCGACGGGTGCGACACGTAGTCACTGAGAATCAGCGAGTGCTGGATACTGTTCGCACCCTGAACGAGGAGGGTCCACTCGCGATTGGCGCCCTACTCGACGCCTCCCACGAGTCGATGCGCGACGACTTCGAAATCTCGATTCCCGAGCTCGACCTTGCTGTAGAAACGGCACGAGCACACGGAGCAATCGGAGCCCGGATGACCGGCGGTGGGTTCGGCGGAGCAGCAATCGCGCTCGTACCGCACACACTCGTGGCCACTGTCGAAGCGGCTGTGCTCGATGCTTTCACTGCCCAAGGATTCGGGACCCCAACGACGTTTACCGTCACACCATCGCAGGGTGCAGAACGGAATACTCTTTCCTGACGAGAAACTGGGCTGACGAAAATCGCGCGAAAGAGCACCCTCCGATCTCTCAGAGGATGACTCACAACGCGACAACGACCGGTGGTGGAGATGGGGGGAATTGAACCCCCGTCCACTGCTGTAATTCTGTGCCTTCTACGGGTGTATCTTGTGCAGACGTTCTACTCGGCTCTGATCTTTGCCACAAGCACCTAGATCAACGAGCCCAGCCAGAGTGCAAGTCCCACGTAGCCCTCAGGCGTAACTACGCAGCAATCTCTCTAAATTGCGCCAGAATCCGGGTAGAGAGCATTCCCGGCCTGACGGACTTCTTTAGTGCGCTCGCTTAGGCAGCGAGGGCGAAGTCAGTGCGCTTTGAATTGGCACTTATAGTTTGCAGTCATCGTTAACGAGATAAGGCTGCATTCTCGACCCGCTTCTCACAGTTTTGCAGGCAATGTCGAAACCGATCATCCCCCTGTGTGGGTCGTTGTCGCGCTGTGTAGTTATCAAATCTGCCTCATTAACAGGCAGTCCTCAATTGTAGGTCAGAAGTGGAGCACAATCTAGCCCAAACGATGACTCATCAGATCGCTCGTGGAACTCAGACGCGGCTCGCCCTCTACTCTTGACCCATGAGGATCAATGCGTTTTCGGATGTGTGCTTGCGCATCATCATGCTCCTCTCCGCAACGCCCGAGTCCGAGCTGAAGACCAGCCGAGTAATCGCCGGGCAAATCGATACCCCTTACAACCACGTCAGTAAGGCCATCATCAAGTTGCGTGAGCTCGGCCTGATTGAGTCCGTGCGCGGACGCAGCGGTGGCGTAAGAATCAGTGGCGCTGGACGCCGGGCCACGGTCGGCTGGGTCCTGCGCCAACTCGACGTTCGCGCTGACCTCGCCGATTGTGAAACTCCAGACGGCGTCTGCCCTCTCATTGACGGCTGCGGCCTGCGGGCGGCACTGCGAAACGCCCGGGAAGCCTTTTACTCAGCACTTGACGATGTTGTGATTTCGTCGCTTCCCCACAGCCTGTCAAATGAGCCTGTTTCCGTCACTCTAGGGCTCCGCCCGCCCGACTGAGCGCCCGAGTTTGCCCCGTGCTCGCTCGGTCACAACAGTGTGCGGTAATTAAATACGCATATCAAATGCTAATTTGGGAGAACACCCCCGGCAAAAGGAGAAAGCATGCTCTCGACCCAGTCCCTCCCCCTCATCGAAGCAACTCTCCCGTTGGTAGGTGAGCGCATGCCCGTGATCGCCAAGAACTTCTACAACCGGATGTTCGCCGCTCACCCCGAACTCTTCGACGGCCTCTTCAGCCGCTCGAACCAGAAGAACGGCACGCAGCAGCAAGCACTGGCCGGCAGCATCGCCGTCTTCGCAACGCACCTCGTGAAGAATCCAAACACCACACCGGAGGCAATGCTCTCCCGCATCGCTCACAAGCACGTCTCGCTAGACATTCACCCCGAGCAATACGACGTGGTCTACAAGTATCTCTTCGAGGCCATCGCCGAGGAGCTCAGCGACGTCATCACCGCAGATATCGCCGGAGCGTGGACCGAAGTTTATTGGCTCATGGCGCACGCTCTGATCAAGCTGGAAAAGGGTCTGTACTCCGGTGCCGGAAACAACACGCCCCTAGCGCCGTGGATCGTCACTGGCAAGGATGCTGCGGGGTCGGATGCGCTGACATTCACCCTGGCTCCTGCCGACGACACAACACCGGCCCCCGCTCTGGCTGGCCAATACGTGAGCGTTACGGTGACGATGCCCGACGGCATCCGTCAGGTTCGCCAGTACTCGCTATCGGCCGGCACCCCCACAACTCGCGTCTTCACAACCAAGCTCGATGCCGACGGAGAAGTCTCCCCCGCGCTGCACCGCGACGTGCAGCTCGGCGATACGCTTCTGCTCTCGAACCCCTGCGGCGACGTCACCCTCGCCGAGGGCGACAGCCCGATCATCCTCGCCTCCGCCGGAATCGGATGCACGCCTAGCGCGTCAATTCTGCGCTCCCTCGCTCTGAACAAATCACAGCGTGAGGTGATCGTGCTGCACGCCGAGAGCACGCTCGAAGGATGGGCCCTTCGCGAGCAGATGAACGAAGATGTCGCCGTTCTCGAAGCCGCCGAACTGGAACTATGGCTCGAGACTCCGAGTGATGGTGCCCACGAGGGCTTCATGTCGCTAGACGGTGTCACGATTCCCGACAACGCCTCCGTATACCTCTGCGGGCCCCTGCCGTTTATGCGAAGCCTTCGATCTCAGGCACTCGCGTCTGGCGTGCCGGCAGACCGGATCCACTACGAGATCTTCGGTCCGGATCTCTGGCTCGCCGGTGCCGGCGTCTAGGCCGTTCACGTCGAGACTCACTCCGTAGCCAGCGCTGCGCCCCTACAGCGAACGCTGCCAGCGAACGTGCCGCCCACACCCAGCAACGGCAAAGTAGGTTTGAGACATGAGTGAAACAACAGAAGCCCTACCCACCAAGACCATGATGTTCGGTGCGGACTGGTGCCGCGACTGCGTCCGTTCCGAAGCCCTCCTCAACTCGCTAGGTGTCGAATGGGAAAAAGTAGACGTAGAAAAAGACCCCGCAGCGGCAGAGCGCGCCCAAGCAATTAGTGGTCGCCTCAGCATCCCCGTTGTTCACTTCACCGACGGAACTTTCCAGGTTGAGCCAAGCGACAAAGACCTCAAGGCAAAACTTGAAGAACTCGGCGCGCTCTAGACACTAGATAGCGTCATCTCGAGTGCGGTTCAGCGCAAGCTGGACCGCACTTTTTTGCGCGCGGCAACAGAAGCAGTTTTGCGGGTGATCCCGCGCTACTCGCCCACATTCTTGCGAGAAGCCATTGCGCGATCAGACTCGCGCTTATCTTGGCGCTCGCGCAGCGTCTGGCGCTTGTCATACTCACGCTTACCTTTGGCGACCGCGAGTTCAACCTTGGCCCGACCATCCAAGAAATAGATCGACAGCGGAACCAGCGTGTAGCCACCCTGCTTGATCTTGTTGTGGATCTTCAGGATCTGCTCCTTGTGCAAGAGCATCTTGCGCTTGCGACGCGGAGGGTGATTGTTCCACGAGCCCTGAAAGAATTCCGGAATGTGCACGGCATCCAACCAAGCTTCAGCATGATCGTCGATGTAGCCGTAGCCATCGATCAGACTTGCGCGCCCCAACCGAAGAGATTTGACCTCAGTGCCCGACAGCACAAGACCAGCCTCAAAGGTGTCTTCGATGCTGTAATCGTGGCGCGCCTTGCGGTTGCTGGCAACAACCTTCCGGTCACCTTCCTTAGGCATGGTTCACTTCTCTCTCAATTACGTTGGATGCGGCGATGCTTCGGCTGATGCCGACAGTGCAGCAGACCAGTTTAGCGCGAGAGCAGTGCGAACTACACCTTCAGATAACGAGTGATGGCGACTCCCGCGGAAATCGCGGCGAGACCCGCGCCAACGGCAATCAAAATTGGCACAACCAGAAGCGCTTCCTGCATCCCCAAGAGACTTGTTCCCAAGGGCAACGTATCTGCCAAGTAACCGCTGACAAAGAAGTGGACAATCGCCACTATTGTTCCTGCTGCGAGCGCAGAACCAATCAAAGACGCAAAGACACCCTCGAGGATGAACGGGGTTTGAATGAATCTATTGGAGGCACCAACGAGGCGCATGATGCCCAGCTCCCGTCGACGGGAGAACGCACTCAGACGAATAGTGGTGGCAATGAGCAAAACAGCAGCCACCAGCATGAGCCCGGCCACCCCGATCGCCGTGAAGCTTGCGGCATTCAGGATCGCAAAAATGGGTTCCAGATAGGCGCGTTGATCCTCCACCCCCTCAACCCCTGCAAGACCAGACAGGCTCTCAATCAAGACATCAGCTTGTTCCGGATCGACAAGGTTGACCCGGAAATTTTCGGGAAGCGATTGCGGCGTGATGATGCCATCAAAGGCAGTATCAGCAAACTGCTCCTGGAAGTTCGCGAAAGCCTGCTCGTGGTTCTCGAACTGAATCTCATTGATGTACGGCGCGAGCGTTGCCGAGTCGAGCTGCTGCTTCACCGCAGCGATTTGGTCTTCTGTCGCTTCCGCGAGGGTGCAATTTCCCGTGGTATCGATCTCAGTGCAGAGATAGACAATGACCTGCGCCCGATCGTTCCAGTAGTTTTTCATCTGGCCGATCTGCATTTGCAGCAGGATCGATGCGCCCACAAAAGTGAGCGAAATGAAGGTCACCAAGACGACGGAAACTACCATCGAGATATTTCGACGAAGTCCGCTGCCGGCCTCCCCTAAAATCAGACCGAGCCTCATGCGTTGAACCCCTCGCTGCGAGAAGGTTCATCCGCGCCAGGAGAAGCTTGACCCATCGGTCTGCTTGCGGCCGGATGCGGGATCCTCTCTTGAGTGGTGATCGTCTGCGTTTGGTAGCCGCCCTGACGCTCGTCGCGCACAATCTGCCCACCAATAAGTTCGATAACGCGGCGCTTCATTTGGTCAACGATGCCAGCATCGTGAGTTGCCATGAGAACTGTGGTGCCGCCCAGGTTGATTCGCTCCAAGAGCGTCATGATTCCCGCGGAAGTAGCGGGGTCGAGGTTTCCCGTCGGCTCATCCGCCAGCATGATTGCAGGTTTGTTGACTACCGCTCGCGCGATAGCAACACGCTGCTGCTCACCACCCGAGAGTTCATGGGGAAAGCGACTCGATTTGCCGGCCAAGCCGACCATCTTGAGAGCATCCGGAACGGCCTCTTGGATGTAGCCGCGACTTTTACCAATTACCTGCAGCGAGAACGCAACATTGTCGAAGACAGTCTTGTTCGGCAACAGACGGAAGTCCTGAAAAACCACGCCAAGATTACGGCGAAAATAAGGAACCTTGCGGCTCGACAGTGTGTTCAAGTGCTGCCCCAGCACATGAATCGACCCCTTCGTCGGGTTCTCTTCCTTGAGGATCAACCGCAAAAAGCTCGACTTACCGGAGCCTGAAGCGCCGACCAGAAAGACAAACTCGCCCTTAAGGATCTCAAGATCGACCGCGCTTAGCGCCGGTCTGGTAGTGCCCGGATAGGACTTCGAAACAGCATCAAAACGAATCATTTGAAGTCAGCCTAAGTACGCGCGCCTCGGAACGGGGCAACGACGCACCGCAGGCGCGGACTCACAGGTGGCCCAGTTCAGGGCACACCGCCACGTCGACGGCATTGTCATCAACGCGGCTCGCGTGGCTAGTTCTGCATTATTCGATAACGCGTTTGCGCCACTTGATGCCCGCAGAGATGAATCCATCAAGATCA
Coding sequences:
- the galE gene encoding UDP-glucose 4-epimerase GalE, with protein sequence MTWMVTGGAGYIGAHVVRALINANMNAVVVDDLSSGFERFVPHGVPFVNANILDTNALVQAMTEHNVTGVIHVAGFKYAGVSVQRPLHTYTQNVTATVSLLEAMTQCEVEQIVFSSSAAVFGTPNVDLVTENTEKAPLSPYGESKLIGEWLLRDQAIATGLRHTSLRYFNVVGSGDPAVYDTSPHNLFPLVFEALVAGKTPRINGTDYPTPDGTNVRDYVHVADIAAAHVAAARRLEANDVIEAAYNLGSGDGLSVAQIMTAVATVTGIGFTPELAPRRPGDPPRIVANGDLAARDLDWKMRYTAEDMVRSAWEARLRAEDSSADSAAPIGATEKGSAE
- the ftsX gene encoding permease-like cell division protein FtsX; this encodes MRLGLILGEAGSGLRRNISMVVSVVLVTFISLTFVGASILLQMQIGQMKNYWNDRAQVIVYLCTEIDTTGNCTLAEATEDQIAAVKQQLDSATLAPYINEIQFENHEQAFANFQEQFADTAFDGIITPQSLPENFRVNLVDPEQADVLIESLSGLAGVEGVEDQRAYLEPIFAILNAASFTAIGVAGLMLVAAVLLIATTIRLSAFSRRRELGIMRLVGASNRFIQTPFILEGVFASLIGSALAAGTIVAIVHFFVSGYLADTLPLGTSLLGMQEALLVVPILIAVGAGLAAISAGVAITRYLKV
- a CDS encoding glutaredoxin family protein — its product is MSETTEALPTKTMMFGADWCRDCVRSEALLNSLGVEWEKVDVEKDPAAAERAQAISGRLSIPVVHFTDGTFQVEPSDKDLKAKLEELGAL
- the galK gene encoding galactokinase → MSDTVQQLSERFISLTGRKPDGVWSAPGRVNLIGEHTDYNEGFVLPFAIDRRTRAAVGLRTDGVIRVTSTFDDSPVEFPLSELDAARSAGQIAGWSAYPLGVAWALGQHGAELSALPGVDIIIDSTVPVGAGLSSSAAIESSVALALNDLWSLGFSRENLAKVGQLAENEVVGAPTGIMDQSASLLGATDSAVFLDCRSLAAEVVPLGLAQAELSILVMDTRVSHSHATGGYAERRAACEAGAAAMGTSSLRDVSVADLERARELLDDVTFRRVRHVVTENQRVLDTVRTLNEEGPLAIGALLDASHESMRDDFEISIPELDLAVETARAHGAIGARMTGGGFGGAAIALVPHTLVATVEAAVLDAFTAQGFGTPTTFTVTPSQGAERNTLS
- the smpB gene encoding SsrA-binding protein SmpB, which translates into the protein MPKEGDRKVVASNRKARHDYSIEDTFEAGLVLSGTEVKSLRLGRASLIDGYGYIDDHAEAWLDAVHIPEFFQGSWNNHPPRRKRKMLLHKEQILKIHNKIKQGGYTLVPLSIYFLDGRAKVELAVAKGKREYDKRQTLRERQDKRESDRAMASRKNVGE
- a CDS encoding GNAT family N-acetyltransferase gives rise to the protein MPSFTTRSARLDDSREVASVHTQSWKETYAGVFPEQAWSVESRVRREAMWNELLLDENVTTVVAEIDHRIVGFAHAEHKRDEPTLPTEELKMIYVLAEAQGTGAGQALIDAALGGAAASVWVLEHNPRARSFYARNRFMPDGTVRAMDFNPNIRELRLVRR
- a CDS encoding globin domain-containing protein is translated as MLSTQSLPLIEATLPLVGERMPVIAKNFYNRMFAAHPELFDGLFSRSNQKNGTQQQALAGSIAVFATHLVKNPNTTPEAMLSRIAHKHVSLDIHPEQYDVVYKYLFEAIAEELSDVITADIAGAWTEVYWLMAHALIKLEKGLYSGAGNNTPLAPWIVTGKDAAGSDALTFTLAPADDTTPAPALAGQYVSVTVTMPDGIRQVRQYSLSAGTPTTRVFTTKLDADGEVSPALHRDVQLGDTLLLSNPCGDVTLAEGDSPIILASAGIGCTPSASILRSLALNKSQREVIVLHAESTLEGWALREQMNEDVAVLEAAELELWLETPSDGAHEGFMSLDGVTIPDNASVYLCGPLPFMRSLRSQALASGVPADRIHYEIFGPDLWLAGAGV
- the ftsE gene encoding cell division ATP-binding protein FtsE — protein: MIRFDAVSKSYPGTTRPALSAVDLEILKGEFVFLVGASGSGKSSFLRLILKEENPTKGSIHVLGQHLNTLSSRKVPYFRRNLGVVFQDFRLLPNKTVFDNVAFSLQVIGKSRGYIQEAVPDALKMVGLAGKSSRFPHELSGGEQQRVAIARAVVNKPAIMLADEPTGNLDPATSAGIMTLLERINLGGTTVLMATHDAGIVDQMKRRVIELIGGQIVRDERQGGYQTQTITTQERIPHPAASRPMGQASPGADEPSRSEGFNA
- the galT gene encoding galactose-1-phosphate uridylyltransferase produces the protein MSSKITKRPTTLADGRELIYFDDADSTLGEERSVDSRVLDPRPVTASMRQDILTGEWVSVAAARQNRVFLPPADQDPLAPQTATNPSEVPALYDVAVFENRSPSFGPALAGSDNSPTGLDDLANLGLGRIRSSIGRCEVVCFSPDHEGSFGTQTPSRARTVIEAWADRTEALSALDGVQQVFPFENRGEAIGVTLLHPHGQIYSYPYITPKTQRTLDAIDRTSPDMFQRILDFERAGDRVVLSGEHWTAFVPFAARWPIEVHMLPHRQIPDFAATSGHERDELATMYLKLLRGIDAIYDSPTPYIAAWHQAPVNRARDTFRLHLQLTSPRRAADKLKFLAGSESAMGAWIADVTPEAAAENIRKAIERA
- a CDS encoding Rrf2 family transcriptional regulator — protein: MRINAFSDVCLRIIMLLSATPESELKTSRVIAGQIDTPYNHVSKAIIKLRELGLIESVRGRSGGVRISGAGRRATVGWVLRQLDVRADLADCETPDGVCPLIDGCGLRAALRNAREAFYSALDDVVISSLPHSLSNEPVSVTLGLRPPD